In Manduca sexta isolate Smith_Timp_Sample1 chromosome 23, JHU_Msex_v1.0, whole genome shotgun sequence, one DNA window encodes the following:
- the LOC115446747 gene encoding uncharacterized protein LOC115446747 → MKEETRQYQERLQKMEENLKNSTSNVHALRKVNILLAEEMRIMRHVNSILDQQTRNDMIRGQFKDEIIKHIRRQLKQAKAMARESALNSHEGSKTTAPTNEPNGLCVSVQPRFAAHAPFSGDSDPNPQGRWDAPTTPE, encoded by the exons ATGAAGGAAGAGACGCGCCAGTACCAGGAGCGTCTGCAGAAAATGGAGGAGAATCTGAAG AACAGCACCTCGAACGTGCACGCTCTGCGGAAGGTGAACATCCTCCTAGCCGAGGAGATGCGGATCATGCGGCACGTGAACTCCATCCTGGACCAGCAGACCCGCAACGACATGATACGTGGGCAGTTCAAAGATGAGATCATCAAGCACATCCGTCGTCAGCTCAAGCAGGCCAAGGCTATG GCGAGGGAATCTGCGTTGAACAGCCACGAGGGGTCTAAGACCACGGCGCCCACCAACGAGCCGAACGGTTTGTGCGTGAGCGTGCAGCCGCGCttcgccgcgcacgcgccgttCTCGGGGGACTCCGACCCTAACCCGCAGGGCCGCTGGGACGCACCCACCACACCCGAATAA